The stretch of DNA CACCTGCTTCACTATTGGACAAAAGATTGAATGGGTTATGAGTTTgcttcaacaacaacaacggtTGCCCCGGATATAACAGTTTGATATTATACTTTTTGCTAAAGTAATCAGCAAAAGTAGGATATTTTGATGTGTCGAAAGAGCTATTAGCAGAGGCATCGGCTAAGACATCGAGAACATAATATATCCTCCCGGTGTGAATGGCTATAACAACCATGTCTTTCAAGTTTCTCATTGAATATGAGCAATTTGCTAGATGTATAGTATTTTCACCAACACTCTTTCCATCTAAAGGAGACGGAACACCTCTTGAAGAGCAACTTTTCATATATTCTACAACAGTGACACAAGCGTCAATGGCTTTCCAATTAATACTCCAGGAAGAGGATTTATCTTCAGGATTCGAAGACTCGAGCGGTAAGACCAAATACGTGTTTGCCATGCTCCAACGAAGATTATCTTCATTTTTTAGAAGAAACTCTCGCGGTGTATCCCTTGATTTGGTCGATAGCAAGAGTTTACCAAACAATCCATTAAAGAGAAGTTCATGAAAGCACATTGCCCGTTTGATTTGATCAGAACTCAAATGTATTTCTCCACACGGAGCAACAGATGATTTCGCTGTCTTATCGAGCAAATACAGGTCAATTTTGGTATTAGCAACATCATGATCTAACTTTGAACCAGTCAGAAGAACAAACCCAGAGTACGACTCGCTGTCACAAAAGAAATCAATCTTATAGGAATGAAATAGAGCCTCATGAGTCTCGTCTCTCCAAGTACCACATAGAGCACGGAGTTGAACTGTCCCATGTAACTCCTTTCTTTTTGTGGTTCCAGCACCCGCTAATTCATTGGTTTTCATATTCTTTCGACTTTTGTCAGGCTCGGCAATAGGTGGGAGATGTTCACTCAAAAGTATCCatcaagataacaacttaattgAATGGCAAATCTAGGACTCAAGCATGTATTTACTAATGAATGTACTATCCTTTCAATGACAAGAATCCAAAAACTCCATGTAGGGAGTATTACCTGCACAAACAATGATCAAGTTCTTCCTTAGTTTAGTAACTTTATTATATACTCTCGTCTTCTCCcttaaactcacaacaagacTCCAAAGTATCGTTGTCAGATGGATACATGAACCTAAACAAGACTCCAAAGTACTGTTGTCAGATGGATACAAAAACCCAATCTGTCTCGAATTCAAATACACTAACTTCCACAAATATATCACTACGAGTACTATTTATCTCCGCTATCTATCGTTTCTTAGCGGTCTCCCAACAAAATTACCCAATGTTTTAGCAAATTTTACTCCAAACCAAGCCTTACAATTTAAAATCACACTCTCTTTGATTGAACCAACTGAAAAATTCCCAATTTACAAACTTGCCAGACAAACAAGACTGGCATATGTTTACTCCGtcccaaatcccaatcatttgtttacctttgattaaaatatctctcacaaagaataaaaaagttaaaaaaaatgattgagacggagggactATTCAAACAACGAGAAAGTAAACAGAATTGAAATCACAATATGCTTATCAACAGTTTTCCTTCATCCTTGTACTAGATATGCATTCAAAATTAGTTCTTTACTGCATGCAATCCCACAAATAAACTAAGAACAATCAGAAATCTATCATTGCATGGAAACCCCACAAATtgtttaatactccctccgtcacgatcatttgtttacctttggttaaAAAATCCTCACTAataatagaaaggtaaacaaatgattaagacggGATTATACAGAAAGCATAACAAATCAATATCATCATTAATCTATCATAAACTGATCATTTGACAAGGATAATAATACAAAAAATTATTCTCATGAAATCATCACCACCAATTCATATTCATTTTATTTCAGATAATCAATGgccaataataaaaaaaagtactccctccgtaTCAATCAttggtttactttgattaaaaaTCCGATCATAAAATATATATgggttaaacaaatgattgagacggagtcATACATGCATTATAGTTTATGGACGTAATAAAAAAAACCTGCTTAAAGTGTAAGCATACCTCAAGTGGAGAAAGTAGTAAGATCCTGTTTCAGTTTAGAGTTGAAAGTTTGCGAGTTATGGCTTTATGGGTTTCTGTGTTTATGTTTCAGACTTTCGGTTGTGACTTGTGACTGACTGACTGAGAGTTACTGTGCACTTATTTATTTCAGTGCGGACCCGTAGTATGGCGTACACCCTAATCAATGAGAATGCACCTTTTTTTTCCTTAtagtttaatgggtgattagatTGCGTTTTTCTTTTTTGGAGAGGAGACTAGGTAATTATCTTCCGACTCAAAATCCGATTGCAAGTTCGAGTAAGTTTAAACATGTTTATTTGAAGACGCCTTAAAATTTGGGTTGAGTAGTCCGCCGTTGATTATCTTTTATAGGGAATAGGAGTATCTATACTTTAGGTAAGAGGGTCATATCTAACACATTTAAAATCATACCAAACCCTTTAAAAATATACAAATTCTCGTTTAAGATGCGTATTAGTGTATTACCAATTTACCATACCATCCAAGCGACTACCAAGTCAAGCCACTTTACACAATGGGCTTATGTACGTTGAGGCCCACTTTCCTAAACCCTTATTCAAAACCCAATCAGACCATGCCCATAAAAGCAACCCAAAAAGTCAACAACTAACCACCACACCAGCAACAAGGAAAAGGATAAAGTAGCTATATTCCTACCAACAACCAACACTTTGtgcttcttgttgttgttgaaaaaTAATGGGAACAATTACACCAGTGAAAGTATATGGACCGCCATTGTCAACAGCTGTATCGAGAGTCCTAGCTTGTCTCCTTGAGAAAAATGTTCAATTTGAGCTTATTCATGTCAACATGGCTAAGGGTGAACATAAGTCCCCTGCTTACCTTCAAATTCAGGTTTGTATTCCTTTTCCAATAGAATATACCGTATAGAATAATATACTGTTTTTACGGAATTGTTTAAGTGTTTAAtcatttctttatttttgtatttttattctttgtgaggggcGAGAGGTAATTtaatcaaagttaaacaaatgacgGGGACGGAGGAGTACATATAGGGGTGTAAACGAGCCGATCTGATACagaactcacccttactcgagtTCGGCTCGTATAAAAAAAACCAAACTCGAGCTCGGCTCTTAGCTCGACGAGCCTTCAAAAGtaaagctcgagatcggctcatAAAATTTTCTTTgagctcgagctcgagctcgggctctGTTGCACTGCTATTATTTGCTAAATTTAAAATGGCAAAATAAATATATCAAATAAAATGGATACTTTGAAAAGACAATTTAATATTCCGCTTGTTCaacaaaaataggaaaaattacatgATTAGTTGATTACATCCAGTAGACTACTACAAATAAAAATGCAAGGCATACAGCCAAAACTCGATAAGATTAGCATCTTGATTTCGTTCTTTACGTCCAGTAGCTTGTTCGCAGCATTCAAACCTTCAACCAAAACTCTTACGTAAAATTGTAGCAGCAGCAATCCCATAGTCCACAGCATGGAAGCATACATCTGAGACAAAATTTTAGGAATTTAGCATACTTTAGGGTCGATTGACGATGAATTCTGCTATTGAtttagcataaaataaaacaaatgatATTATACAAACAGAAGAAAAGGAGAATGAATTATTACGACCTTATTTTCAAATATCTGGTATAATAACAACCTCGTCAACACTCTCTTCCTTAGTGACCTGTAAAAAGACAATTTCGTATGTGTGATGAACTTGGACAGTATAATATCAGTAAAGAAATGGTACTTAGTAGTTAATAAGTGAATATTACCTTTTGCTTTTTCTTTACTCCATGTAAAGCTCGACACCAATCACCGGCACAAAGCAACACCTCAACTGTCTCGGGAGCTAAAGAAGCACGATATGAATCAATTACTCTACCTCCTGCACTGAAAGTTGCTTCTGAGGCAACTGTTGTTATAGGAACGGATAACACATCTCGTGCCATTTTAGATAAATGTATCATGGAAATTGTTTAAGTCTTTATGAGGGCGAAATAGTAATTCTACAGAATGTTAACTTAGCTAAGCTCAAACATGTATCGAAAAGTTCTAAGGGGGCGAATTAGTAATTCAACAGTGTAACATGGAAATTGAAGAGTGTtggaaattaaaattaaaattttggtaGTATATATTCATTGCTTGGAAGATGGTAGAATTCAAGGGCGAACCTAGAAGTTAAATTTTAGGGTAGCGAATGTTCCTTGTAATTTTTTATACTTATGTTACGATCCATATTTAAGGATTTTGGGTAGCAAAAATCAATAATCTTAATCAGTTTCTGGAAATATGAGGTAGCAGATGCTACCCTTTGCTACTAGCTGGGTTTCCCCGATTTGTATGTTCAGTTAGCCTATCGCTCTTCTACTGTTTCGAAACAAATTTTCTACGAGTTATATGGGGAGCTTTTGCGATAATGAGATATTGTTGTCTGCTAAGAAAATGGGTGATAATAGTTGTTgttaattaattatgttgattattgttATCAGCCCTTTGGTCAAGTACCAGCTTTTCAAGACGACGACATTTCTCTCTTCGGTAAGCATTCATTTCGCCTTTGTGGACAATCTAccttagtactccctccattcaacaattatcaccccatttctccattatatgtgagaggtattATATTTAAATGGGGTGATAAttattgaatggagggagtaccttATACTAATGTGTGTTATTGACTTATTGGGACAATTGTCCTATAGTGCCTTAATTTCATCTCTATTGTAAGCATTCGATTTTGACGAATAACCACCGTAAACTTTGAATATTCATTTCTTAAAGTCCTGGTCACGGTCTCATTTATCAAAGCAACAATTTTATTTTTATCACGAAAACCATCCAGAAAATTTAGTCCAATATCTTATTTACTTCTAATTTGATGTCACCTCGCTTAGTCAGTAAAGTACATTCTAATTTCTAATATATCGTATTTCTGTGTACCGAAATTGAAGAGTCAAGAGCAATATGCCGATACATATCAGAGAAGCACGCGAGTGTAGGAAACATAAAGCTATACGGCACAAACCCATTAGAGAAAGCCTCAATTGAGCAATGGCTGGAAGCTGAGAGCCAGAGCTTTAACCCGCCTTCATCAACTCTAGTTTTCCAGCTGGCATTTGCTCCTCGCATGAACATCAAGCAAGACCAAGGGCTTATCGATCAGAGCAAAGCCAAGTTAGCCAAAGTGCTGGATGTGTACGAGAAGAGGCTTGGAGACAGTCGTTATTTGGCTGGAGATGAGTTCTCCCTCGCTGACCTTTCTCACTTGCCTAACACTCAGTACTTGGTGAATGGCACTGATGTTGAGGAGTTGTTCATGTCGCGGGACAATGTTGGAAGGTGGTGGGGGGAGATTTCGAGCAGGGAGTCGTGGAAGAAGGTTGTTGAGTTGCAGAGAGCTCCTCCTTCCTAAAGGATTAACATTTTGATTATGGCTTGATGTTGATTTTCATTTGAATAAATGATGGATGTACTATGATCATGGAAGCATGtcattttcctttttcttttgtaTTTGGATGGAAGATTGGTTTTCTAAAGTAATGAAAATTGGAGTACAAGGTATCGAATTTTTACGTTTTGCAATGAAAGACGATGGTGAATTCACAAAAGTTCTTTTACTCCGTTAgatcaaaatccaacaaaaaaaaaagaacgactAAAAGTTCGTGATCACCACAAAGTTGCAAACATACATTATTCACTCAAATTAGTTGTGATATGTTATGTGATTTTGCTTACTTCAAAATTCGGGACGTCTCAATATCTCTtttttctgtttgttttgttACTTTCCCTGTTTATTAAATATAGAAGACGAATTTGAAAAGATTTAAAAGTTTGTGTTGACACAATTACATCCTTTTTCTACACACAAGAAGTTAAAACAATATCGTATAAGATGAAAACGTTTACAACCAACTTTAATAAATACAAACTGGCAAACCAATTTTCAAAATAACCGAGTACGTAAACAAACAAAACACTTAGTCATTATCTACCGATCAACGTTGCAAGATCAAGCCGACTTGTTCAAGTCGCAAAATAGTGGAAAATGCGGACTTTCATCTCCCTAAAGTCTGCCCACCAACTGTTCGACGAAATGCCTGCTCGACAAGCACTTCTCTTAACAAGTATGGACAGTACCCAAAACCTTATCTAATTTCGCACttctaaataaataactaacttTTCTAGTATATGCATTTATTTAGTTCCCATTTCCTgaattatttgttggttttaTTAATTCACTATTGTTTTCTATAGATGGGTGTATAATTGATTGAAGGAGCACATATGTAAAGAGGGTTGTAGCAATCTGTAGCCGTGGTAGCCAAAGAGTGTGATTTCGGGTTCGTTTCGCTACCCttacttaattgatcatttatgGTTGGTTTGTTATTGTTGTAAGATTATTGCATTTTTTTGCTAAGTGAAAGCTCAGGAGATCAGAGTCAAAGTAAACCATTAACTCGATTACCCGAACTTGATACCATGATGGCACCAAAGTGAAATCTTTCATACATATACAGTTGTGTATGATCATAGTGTTGACAGGCGAGGTATGAGTTTGAGATAGCTATGGAGGGGGGCTTACAAGAGTTTAGGAATTTAATGTGTAACCCTAATCGATGTAGAATTGTCGAGTATTTCCATGTCTTCGATACTGGCTTAAACAGCTGAATTCAATTTAGTAGTTTGTGATATGTGAAGGAAAACCGATAGGTTAGATTGTTATCGAGTTGGTGCTTTACTAGAAGTTTGATAATGAATACAGTAAAACCAAGCGTCCTTAACCTTTTCTACAGAAATATTGTTAGAAAACCAGTATGACATTCTCACAAGTCATAACGTGCCAaggataaaacaaatttgacccTCATTTGCAAATGTTTCTGTTCGGGTGAACAATCTCTTAGTTTGCCTAAGCGGCCTTCACTGTTGCATTCTTGCTGGGGGCTGTTCTGGATGTACGACAATTTCGGTAGGGCAAAGCCTATTCAAGAATGCTACCCAGTAAATAAAGTTGTGTGTTTGTCTGTTAAAAGCTTGAGATGTGCCATTCTCCTGAATGTGCCAGTGCTGCTTAAACTGTGTATGGCTGATACTCTGCATGTTTAATGATCTCCTTTTTTTCCCCATTAACATACACAGATTATGTATGCCGTTAATAACGTTCATAAATTTCATCTCTTTTGTTTTCACTACGGTTACAGGATCACTTGTTGAGTCATTAGCCTGATTCGTTGCTTCAAATTCAGCTCTCAGTTTTCGCTTCAGCATGGTTGACGTAAGTTTCTGCTCTTCATACTGAATGATTTGACCCATGCTTAACATCTTCAGCGCCAGCCAACCTTATTATTGAATTCACTCTTGATTCATTTGTTGGGACTTTGGTTTGCGAATTCGCTTATCTGCCCAGCAAGTTTCATATCTATTCGACCGTATTCTATCACGGGATGCTTAAATTCCGTATGTTAGACACTTAAGAGCCTTCTGTGTATGGAGTGTATTATATTCATATTGAATTAGTTATTTTGGACTAAAATTGACcaaactaattaatttgattagggAAGGTTAAAATGATCTACTCTGTTTAGCCTTGAAACGAGGGGTTGCAATTGATATGAATAAATAACTGAAAGTCGACAAAATAATGCAAAAACAAGGTAAAGAAGTAGAGACACACAAAAATTAATCTAGTATCTTGTACTAAGTACTAACATAGACATAAACTTATACCAAAAAATGGCTAATACCCGAAAGTGACCTAGCCGAAAATAACTCAGCCGAAGTGACGCCGTGACTCGTATACCCTTGTGACTCGTATCCAAATGATCTCAGAGGTCATATGATACGGAGTCTGATAATCAATATTAGTACTCTGAAATATTTTAGGACTTTCAGCTATTTTGTTCGAAGTTTTCGCTGCTTTCTTGGTCTCATATTGAATATAAAACGATTGTTTCATTAAGTTGATGTTGTATTATTTGTGTATACATTGGTGAAAACAGTACAACTGTGAAAGCAAACAGTTGATTTAATCAGCCAGCTGAACGAATGGCTGAAACTAATTTAGCCACCTGTTTCTCGTGCCACATCCACCCTTTCCGCCAAAATATAAGAGTGGCTGTGACTAATGCTACCCCTGTGAAGAACCCAACTCCAATCAGTATGTACAGCCACTCAATTTCTGAATCATTACTTGCCACTCTTGCTTGTTTTAACGCTATGTTTGAGGGTGTTGATTGATAGTTTGGCTTTAAAGGGGGTCCACATAATCCGGGATTACCAATGTACGCATTTGAATCAAATGTTTGAAGCTGGTTGCCTTGTGGGATCGTTCCTGATAAATTGTTGTAGGACAAATTTAACAGTGAAAGAAAGTTTAGCTTCGCAATTTGTGTGGGAATCCTGCCACTGAGACTGTTATGTGAGAGGTCCAATGATTCGAGTATCATCATATTCCCAATGGAAGACGGGATAGGACCCGACAAGGCATTATTTGACATGTTGAGGAATATAAGTGCAACAAGATCTCCTATGGTGCTTGGTATTTCCCCATGAAAATCATTACTCGAGATATCAATGCCTTTGTAAACGGTTAGGATCTTTTGCAGGGCGATTTCTTCACCCTTGGGGGTCACTACAACCATGTCTTGGTAATAGATTTCATCAAGTGTCAACATAGCAACACGCAATTGGGTGGTAGCTGAAGTGGGTTCTATAGTCATGATAGGAACACGCAGTTGAGTGGTAGCTGAAGTGGGTTCTATAGTCATCAGTGTTTTGAATTTCGAGAAACATTGAGCCTTTAGCTCACCATCAAAGTGATTGAACGATAGGTCCATGATTTGCAGCAAGGGCCAGCTTTCGTGGTTACCTGGACATGACATAGACCCATAAAAGTTGTTGGCTCTTAGAACCATCACCCGCAAACTAGACAAGTTCCTTAACGAGTCAGGGAAGGTGCCAGTGAAACGATTTTTCCTGATGTCTAACACCTCTAACTGCTTGCAGTTGGCCAGTGATCTTGGAATTTGTCCTTGAAGAGAGTTGTCACCAATGTAGAGAGTACTTAAACTGCATCCTGTTGGAAATTCATCGAACAAGGTGCTATTGAGGTTATTTTCCCTCAGATTCAACACATTAAGTGTCGAAGACATTTTGATTACACACTCAGGAATTTTGCCTGTCAGAGAATTGAGTGACAAGTCCAGAACTTGAAGGTTAGTGAGATTGCATAATGTTGTGGGTATTTCATGAGATATGTTGTTCCCTGAGAGAGAAAGATAAATAGCATATGGAATGGAATTACCAATGGTAGGACTGACGGAACTGAAGTTATTGTTGGAATAATCCAAGTACAGCATCCTTGGATATGTCAGGCTTGGAATTTCTCCTTGAATCTTGTTGCTATGAATATCGAGGACAATTATACTTGATATGTCTGAAAAAGGCTGTTCAAGTCTTGTAAAGCTATTGCAAGAAAGGTTTAAGTAGGAAAGAGACCCATTACCAACACCCCATATCCATTTTGGCATCACTCCCCTAATGCTATTGATTGAGAGGTCAAGATATTGTAGAATGGACTGATTTTTCAGAAAATTGGGCAACACTCTCAAATTGCATGAAGCAAGTCTTAGATCGCTCAGCTGGGGAAAGGAGGAAACATTAGCCATTGTATCATTTGCTTCAATTGACAGGCTATTAAATGAGAGGTCAAGAGAGGACAAGTTCTGGAGTTGTTGTATCTCATTCAAGTTGAGAGTTCCACTAAAATTGTTGGAGGAAAGTTTCAGAATTTTAAGAGCTTTCAATCGAAACAATGAGTTTGGTAGCGAACCTTGTAGGTTGTTGCTGCTCAAATCTAGAGTATTTAGAGATGGCATGTTTGTTAATTCCTGGAGTATCCCACTGAATCTATTTTGAAATAGTGACATCATCTGAAGACAAGGTAAGGAAAACATTACAACGGGAATGCTCCCTTGCAACAAATTGACGCTTGCGTCAATGTCGATCAACTTTGACAGCCTTGACCAGTTTGTGGATGCAAGTGTACCAGTCAGTATATTGCTACCAAGATGCAGGCTAATTAGATTCTTTGCTGATGAAAATGAGGGAATTTGACTCGAAAAAGTATTTAAGGACAAATCAACATACTCAAGTTGGTCGATCTTTCCGAGTGAAGATGGAATTGACCCACTGAAACTGCATCCCTGTAAGTCAATGATCCGCAATTGCAACAAATTCCCAACAGATTCTGGCAACTTCCCAGAAAAATTTGTAAAACTCAGAACTAACTCTTGTAGTAATGCACCCACTGGAAATTCAGGCAGAGTACCTTGAAGGAAACCGTTGTCTGATAAGTCCAGGCTTCTTAAGGTTGGCAATTGGAGAACTTTCCGCGGAAATATTCCATTCAGCTGGCTGTTACTTAAATGCAACAAGGTCAGATTTCTGAAATTGGCCATGAAATCAGGTACCACATCTGCCAAGTAGTTCTGGGCAATATTAATCTCTGAAAGAGAGTGCAATTTTTCAAGGGATGGGTCAATTCCACCTGAAAGATAGCAGCCAGACAAGCTCAGAAATTTCAGGTTAGGCACTGAAGTGGATAATGCCTTGCACCATTCGGCCCCACTAGCTGAAATTTCCACACCATTTAGATGTAGTCCTTTAAGGTTTGTCATGTTTCGAATTATCTCTCCAAAACTCGGGTTCTCTAGTTTCAGAGGATTAAGTTCAAACAAGTAAGAACTAGCTGAAAGATCAAGAGTGACCAAGTTAACCAATCGCGAGATCTCTATCGGTATTTGCCCACTGAACCCAGCTTCAGACAAATTCAGGTAAGTCAAGCCAGTAAGTTTCCCAAACCCTGTGGGAAATTCCGTACCGTTGTATGTATTGTTTGCCAAATTCAGACTTTGCAGGGACTGAAGACGGAACAAAGAGTGGAACCCATCGATGTTTTTAGATATTGATTCACCAGACAAATCAAGGCCAATAACATGCCCCGTTGAACTGTTGCATTGAACACCATTCCAACGACAACAATCTGAGTTTTGGTTCCAAGTAGCTAATTTGAGTGACTCTGATATGTTGTACTGAAGCCCCTTTTTCAGTTCTAAAAGCAATGATCGTTGATCGTCAAGACACACGCTTGAAACCAACTGGGTACTGAAGGAGGCGAGTGAATGAATAAAGGATATCCAAAAAATCCAATAAAGCATTTGGGATTTCATTGAATGCCTTTTTTTAGAAGAGATGCACAACAAACTGAGCTAAGAAGTGTTTATAATATTGGAGCTTATTTTCATTGGAGCGTTTATCTGCAATTTATATAAAGTCCTCGTAGTATGATACAGTACTATGAAAGTTCTTAGTCGTGAAATGTGTGGTTCTATGACTCCCATGGACTTTGAATATTCAGTCTTTGGTTGATATCTTTCAAAGGGGGGCTGGATTGGAGACCACTGCAATCATGTACTGGTTTTGCGTTTGATGGAATTGGAGGAATTTTCTCATAAGATAAATTAGAATCATTCCGACATAGTAATCCGTAGTCTGTACTAAACATTGGAATGAAAATTGTATGCTATTTCCATTCTATAGATTATTTGATGAAACTCGTGAAAGTATATTGTATGACTTTACAGGCGGGTTTCTTTCCTTTCATTGAGGTAGGACATTATTATTTGTAAGAAGTATtttaatgtaaataaatgattcgGAGTTGGAAAGGAGTATTATTTTTCGTTTGAGATGCTTGAAAACATTTCTTGTTTTACTAGTTGAATGTTACAAGTCAATCTTTCAGCAAGACTGGTTAGCTGCACAGCCTGGACTGTACTGTTTTTAAACCAAGAAGACTAATTGAATTAAGGAATTGTCAAAGTATACGTCGTCTTTGCAAAGGGACTAAGGGCAACCAAGTGTTTTTGCTAGAGTATTTGACGGGGCCAAAGTGTTTATGTTAGTGACGCCTAACCAAAACAGATGGAAACCCGAAATAATAATATCTGTACTACGGAAAATGAAAAGTTGTCTTCGAAGTACGAGAGCACTCATGCATGAACTCATGCCCGAAAATAACCCTAGTTgaagtgacccgacccaaaatgacccaaaTCCGAAATAACCCGATAACTTCACATATGAAATTGACCTGAAGCCTAAAACAATTTGGGTCACTTCGGTCCGATTGATTCATTTATCCCTAATAAAACTCAACTCGAAAAGTATGTATACAGACTCAAAATGACCCAACTTAGACCGGTCCGATTGATTCATTTATCCCTAATAAAAGTTGAAACAATTTGAGAACGTTCCCCAAACACCATCACCAAATTTATTATCAATTGGTCtaccttgtgacgggttaccat from Silene latifolia isolate original U9 population chromosome 10, ASM4854445v1, whole genome shotgun sequence encodes:
- the LOC141604603 gene encoding glutathione S-transferase-like; the protein is MGTITPVKVYGPPLSTAVSRVLACLLEKNVQFELIHVNMAKGEHKSPAYLQIQPFGQVPAFQDDDISLFESRAICRYISEKHASVGNIKLYGTNPLEKASIEQWLEAESQSFNPPSSTLVFQLAFAPRMNIKQDQGLIDQSKAKLAKVLDVYEKRLGDSRYLAGDEFSLADLSHLPNTQYLVNGTDVEELFMSRDNVGRWWGEISSRESWKKVVELQRAPPS
- the LOC141606947 gene encoding receptor-like protein 7; translated protein: MKSQMLYWIFWISFIHSLASFSTQLVSSVCLDDQRSLLLELKKGLQYNISESLKLATWNQNSDCCRWNGVQCNSSTGHVIGLDLSGESISKNIDGFHSLFRLQSLQSLNLANNTYNGTEFPTGFGKLTGLTYLNLSEAGFSGQIPIEISRLVNLVTLDLSASSYLFELNPLKLENPSFGEIIRNMTNLKGLHLNGVEISASGAEWCKALSTSVPNLKFLSLSGCYLSGGIDPSLEKLHSLSEINIAQNYLADVVPDFMANFRNLTLLHLSNSQLNGIFPRKVLQLPTLRSLDLSDNGFLQGTLPEFPVGALLQELVLSFTNFSGKLPESVGNLLQLRIIDLQGCSFSGSIPSSLGKIDQLEYVDLSLNTFSSQIPSFSSAKNLISLHLGSNILTGTLASTNWSRLSKLIDIDASVNLLQGSIPVVMFSLPCLQMMSLFQNRFSGILQELTNMPSLNTLDLSSNNLQGSLPNSLFRLKALKILKLSSNNFSGTLNLNEIQQLQNLSSLDLSFNSLSIEANDTMANVSSFPQLSDLRLASCNLRVLPNFLKNQSILQYLDLSINSIRGVMPKWIWGVGNGSLSYLNLSCNSFTRLEQPFSDISSIIVLDIHSNKIQGEIPSLTYPRMLYLDYSNNNFSSVSPTIGNSIPYAIYLSLSGNNISHEIPTTLCNLTNLQVLDLSLNSLTGKIPECVIKMSSTLNVLNLRENNLNSTLFDEFPTGCSLSTLYIGDNSLQGQIPRSLANCKQLEVLDIRKNRFTGTFPDSLRNLSSLRVMVLRANNFYGSMSCPGNHESWPLLQIMDLSFNHFDGELKAQCFSKFKTLMTIEPTSATTQLRVPIMTIEPTSATTQLRVAMLTLDEIYYQDMVVVTPKGEEIALQKILTVYKGIDISSNDFHGEIPSTIGDLVALIFLNMSNNALSGPIPSSIGNMMILESLDLSHNSLSGRIPTQIAKLNFLSLLNLSYNNLSGTIPQGNQLQTFDSNAYIGNPGLCGPPLKPNYQSTPSNIALKQARVASNDSEIEWLYILIGVGFFTGVALVTATLIFWRKGWMWHEKQVAKLVSAIRSAG